One stretch of Flavobacterium sp. 9 DNA includes these proteins:
- the kdpB gene encoding potassium-transporting ATPase subunit KdpB, whose translation MTTNKSNSLFESKQVKEALVQSFVKLNPKMMIKNPVMFTVEIGTAIMFAVCVSILMGATDQGSFTYNLIVFLILLATLLFANFAEAIAEARGKAQADSLRKTREETPARQILLNGEIKNISSSELKKGDIFVCESGDLIATDGEIIEGLATIDESAITGESAPVIREAGGDKSSVTGGTKVLSDKIKVIVTSEPGESFLDKMIALVEGASRQKTPNEIALTILLAAFTLIFVIVCVTLKPFADYANAPITIAAFIALFVCLIPTTIGGLLSAIGIAGMDRALRANVITKSGKAVETAGDIDVLLLDKTGTITIGNRKATNFYPAKGVTEEDFIKSAVLSSLADDTPEGKSIVELAGAETANKLSIEGATLIKFTAETRTSGVILKDGTNIRKGAQDAAKNIAKQAGNTFPEDTAQKVIDISSKGGTPLVVIKNDQVQGVIELQDIIKTGMKERFDRLRKMGVKTVMVTGDNPLTAKFIAEAAGVDDFIAEAKPEDKMNYIKNEQNLGKLVAMMGDGTNDAPALAQANVGVAMNSGTQAAKEAGNMVDLDNDPTKLIEIIEIGKQLLMTRGTLTTFSIANDVAKYFAIVPALFITAIPALEGLNIMRLHSPESAILSAVIFNAIIIPILIPLALRGVDYKPIGASAILKRNLLIYGLGGLIVPFIGIKLIDLVVALFM comes from the coding sequence ATGACAACTAATAAATCCAATTCATTGTTTGAAAGCAAACAGGTAAAAGAAGCTTTAGTGCAATCTTTTGTGAAGCTGAATCCAAAAATGATGATCAAAAATCCGGTAATGTTTACCGTAGAAATAGGAACTGCCATTATGTTTGCTGTTTGTGTTTCTATATTAATGGGAGCAACTGACCAAGGTAGTTTTACTTATAATTTAATTGTGTTTTTAATTTTACTTGCAACACTTTTGTTTGCCAATTTTGCTGAGGCTATTGCCGAAGCCAGAGGAAAAGCTCAAGCGGATAGTTTAAGAAAAACACGTGAAGAAACTCCGGCAAGACAAATTTTGCTTAACGGAGAAATTAAAAATATCAGTTCATCTGAATTGAAAAAAGGAGATATTTTCGTTTGCGAATCAGGTGATTTAATTGCAACTGATGGTGAAATCATCGAAGGTTTAGCAACGATTGACGAAAGTGCTATTACGGGAGAAAGTGCTCCGGTAATTCGGGAAGCTGGTGGTGATAAATCATCTGTAACCGGAGGAACAAAAGTGCTTTCTGATAAAATTAAAGTAATCGTAACCTCTGAACCTGGCGAAAGCTTTTTGGACAAAATGATTGCTTTGGTTGAAGGTGCAAGCCGTCAGAAAACACCAAACGAAATTGCCTTAACGATTCTATTAGCTGCATTTACTTTAATCTTCGTGATTGTGTGCGTTACGCTAAAACCGTTTGCCGACTATGCAAATGCACCCATCACGATTGCAGCCTTTATTGCATTATTCGTTTGTTTAATTCCAACGACAATTGGAGGTTTATTATCAGCAATTGGTATTGCGGGAATGGACAGAGCGTTGCGTGCTAACGTAATTACAAAATCTGGAAAAGCGGTTGAAACTGCCGGAGATATTGATGTATTGCTTCTAGACAAAACCGGAACAATCACAATAGGAAACAGAAAAGCAACAAACTTCTACCCTGCAAAAGGTGTTACTGAAGAAGATTTTATAAAATCTGCTGTGTTAAGTTCACTAGCAGATGACACTCCGGAAGGGAAAAGTATCGTGGAACTGGCAGGAGCCGAAACTGCCAATAAATTATCAATTGAAGGTGCTACTTTAATCAAATTTACTGCTGAAACCAGAACTTCCGGAGTTATCTTAAAAGATGGAACCAACATTAGAAAAGGTGCTCAGGATGCTGCAAAAAATATTGCAAAACAAGCCGGAAATACTTTCCCTGAAGACACCGCTCAAAAAGTAATCGATATTTCGTCTAAAGGAGGAACGCCATTGGTTGTAATTAAAAACGATCAGGTTCAAGGTGTTATCGAATTGCAGGATATCATTAAAACGGGAATGAAAGAACGTTTTGACCGATTGAGAAAAATGGGAGTAAAAACGGTGATGGTTACTGGAGATAATCCGCTTACGGCGAAGTTTATTGCTGAAGCTGCCGGTGTTGATGATTTTATTGCCGAAGCGAAACCTGAGGATAAAATGAACTATATCAAAAACGAACAAAACCTGGGTAAACTTGTTGCCATGATGGGTGACGGAACGAACGATGCTCCTGCCCTTGCGCAAGCGAATGTAGGTGTTGCCATGAACAGCGGAACGCAAGCTGCGAAAGAAGCCGGAAATATGGTCGATCTTGACAATGATCCAACTAAATTAATCGAGATCATTGAAATTGGAAAACAGCTTTTAATGACTCGAGGAACTTTAACTACTTTTTCTATTGCAAATGACGTTGCGAAATATTTTGCTATTGTTCCTGCTCTTTTTATTACTGCGATTCCTGCGCTTGAAGGCTTGAATATCATGCGTTTGCATAGCCCGGAAAGTGCAATTTTATCAGCAGTAATTTTCAATGCGATCATCATTCCGATATTGATTCCGTTAGCGTTGAGAGGTGTTGATTATAAACCAATTGGTGCAAGCGCAATCCTAAAAAGAAACTTGTTGATTTATGGTTTGGGCGGATTGATTGTCCCATTTATCGGAATTAAATTAATTGATTTGGTTGTTGCCTTATTTATGTAA
- the kdpA gene encoding potassium-transporting ATPase subunit KdpA — protein MNTELLGVISIFIVSIVLAIPLGKYIAKVYLGDKTLFDPIFNPIEKFIFKISGINSTEEMNWKQHLKALLSINMIWFFLCFFVLLFQGSLFLNPDNNPSMSPDLAFNTAISFVVNCNLQHYSGESGVSYLSQMFLMFLQFVSAGVGMAAAAMIFTAMKERTTDKLGNFYNYFIKSCTRILLPLSVIVATILAFSGTPMDFDSKDSITTLQGDHVDVSRGPAAAFIAIKHLGTNGGGFFGANSAHPLENPTYFTNAVELWSQLIVPFAMIFALGFYLKKKKLSYVIFGVMTVGFLLLVIPTMMTEMNGNPAIEKMGIAQTTGAMEGKEVRFGPAVSGFWSIATTVISTGSVNSMHDSSMPVSGAMELLAMMVNAFYGGCGVGILNFYIFIILAVFISGLMVGRTPEFLGKKIEAREVKIAAFIAILHPLLILAGTALASYFAANDTAMGYWFSGNATGWLNNPGHHGFSEMLYEYTSSAANNGSGFEGLGDNNPFWNITTGIVLLLSRFIPIVGPLAIAGLLANKKYIPESAGTLKTDTSIFGIMVFAVIAIIAALSFFPALALGPLAEYFTLK, from the coding sequence ATGAACACAGAATTATTAGGCGTCATCAGTATTTTTATCGTTTCGATAGTTTTAGCTATTCCGTTAGGAAAATATATTGCTAAAGTTTATTTAGGAGATAAAACACTTTTTGATCCGATTTTCAATCCAATTGAAAAATTTATTTTTAAAATCAGCGGTATTAATTCCACTGAAGAAATGAACTGGAAACAACACTTAAAAGCACTTTTAAGTATCAACATGATTTGGTTCTTTCTTTGCTTTTTTGTCTTATTATTTCAGGGATCGTTATTTTTAAATCCCGACAACAATCCATCAATGTCACCGGATTTGGCTTTTAACACCGCCATTTCGTTTGTAGTAAACTGTAACTTACAACATTATTCAGGTGAAAGCGGAGTTTCTTACCTGTCACAAATGTTCTTAATGTTCTTGCAATTTGTTTCTGCTGGTGTCGGTATGGCTGCTGCAGCAATGATTTTTACTGCAATGAAAGAGAGAACCACAGATAAATTGGGGAATTTCTACAACTATTTCATCAAAAGTTGTACACGTATATTATTACCACTTTCAGTAATTGTAGCTACTATATTAGCGTTCAGCGGTACTCCAATGGATTTTGACAGCAAAGATTCTATCACAACTTTACAAGGTGATCACGTTGATGTTTCCCGCGGACCTGCAGCTGCTTTTATTGCCATTAAACATTTAGGTACAAATGGTGGTGGTTTCTTTGGAGCCAACTCAGCGCATCCATTAGAGAATCCAACTTATTTTACAAATGCTGTTGAGCTTTGGTCACAATTAATTGTCCCGTTTGCAATGATCTTTGCTTTAGGTTTTTATCTAAAGAAAAAGAAATTATCATATGTGATTTTTGGAGTTATGACAGTTGGATTCTTACTACTGGTTATTCCAACAATGATGACGGAAATGAACGGAAATCCTGCTATCGAAAAAATGGGAATTGCTCAAACAACCGGAGCGATGGAAGGAAAAGAAGTTCGGTTTGGACCAGCGGTTTCTGGTTTCTGGAGTATTGCTACAACCGTAATTTCTACAGGTTCTGTAAATAGTATGCACGATAGTTCAATGCCAGTTTCCGGTGCTATGGAATTGCTTGCTATGATGGTCAATGCATTTTATGGCGGTTGTGGTGTTGGTATTCTTAACTTCTACATTTTCATTATTCTGGCTGTATTTATTTCCGGATTAATGGTTGGTCGAACTCCTGAATTTTTAGGAAAGAAAATTGAAGCGCGGGAAGTTAAAATTGCTGCTTTTATCGCAATTCTTCATCCTTTATTAATATTAGCAGGAACAGCTTTGGCTTCTTATTTTGCTGCAAACGACACTGCAATGGGTTACTGGTTTAGCGGAAACGCAACAGGCTGGTTAAACAATCCCGGACATCACGGATTCTCAGAAATGTTATACGAATATACTTCTAGCGCTGCCAATAACGGTTCTGGTTTTGAAGGTTTAGGCGATAATAATCCATTTTGGAATATCACTACAGGAATTGTCTTATTGTTGAGTCGTTTCATTCCTATCGTTGGACCATTGGCAATTGCAGGATTATTGGCTAATAAAAAATACATTCCGGAAAGTGCAGGAACTTTAAAAACCGACACTTCTATTTTTGGAATAATGGTTTTTGCCGTAATCGCGATTATTGCCGCTTTATCATTCTTCCCAGCGTTGGCTTTAGGTCCATTGGCAGAATATTTTACTTTAAAATAA
- the kdpF gene encoding K(+)-transporting ATPase subunit F, with protein sequence MTALFIVSIAVFGYLVYVLIKPEKF encoded by the coding sequence ATGACTGCACTATTTATTGTTTCCATCGCCGTTTTCGGCTATTTGGTTTATGTATTAATCAAACCCGAAAAATTTTAA